The Funiculus sociatus GB2-C1 genome segment AGCGATTGCTTAACCAAAAGTTGAGCTATTCCATCCCCACATTGAACCTTTGGCATCAGCAAACTCAATATATATTCTGTTTTTGGACACCTGGAGCTTCTCATTAATTTGCTGGCAAAAGTCCTCACTCATTGCCTTAGTTTGCAATGAACTCATGTTGCCAACACTTTTAATTTCGATATAACACGCAGGCTCAACAGTGCCGCCAAAAGTCATGGCTACGTTCGGCTCAAAAGCTGTCATTACATAGGATTCCGGTTTACCTAAATGCTTTGCCAAATTTGCCGATAGACTTTTTAGTAACCCGTCAACTGTAGCTTTATCCGGAGAATCAACAGAAGTTTGAACTTTGATTAAAGGCATAATCTTGCTAATTGCTAATTGCTAATTGCTAATTGTGTTATTGGTTACTAGGTATTGAGGTAGTATTTTCCCCAATCCCCAGTTCCCAGTCCCCAGTTCCTAGTCCCCAGTTTCCAGTCCCCAATCCCCATTAGCAATTAGCTTCTTTATCCGCCGTATTGCCAAGGCGTACTTTCGAGTAAAAGCGCATCACCTTCCCGGTGGACACTAGCAGCAATTACTTCTCCGACATAGACAGTGTGATCCCCCTGTTCTACCGCACCGACGACCTTACATTCTACATAACCGAGAGAGTCAGTGATGATGGGACAACCAGTTTCTTCTCCCAGATAGAATTCCACATCTTCAAACTTATTACCGACGCGACGCTGTGGTTTGAAGAATTTCTGAGCGATTTCTTGTTGTCCCGCCTCCAGAAAACTGAGAGCAAACACGCCACTAGCTTTAATCATGGCGTGGGATTTAGAATCCTGCTTGACGCAATTTACGACAAGCGGAGGATTAAACGATGCCTGCATCACCCAGCTGGCTGTGAAGCCGTTAACTTCTTCGCCATCTTTGACACCGCAGACGTAGATTCCGTGGGGAATCTTACGCAGAATTGTTTTTTTAGCTTGTTCGTCTAGCAAGGGTCTACCTGTGCGATCGCTACTACAATGCTAAGTTTATCAATATTGATAAACTTAAGCGCCACGATAGGTAAAAATTATTTTACCTGACCGAGTAATTCAAAATTGTTTAGCCTCTATTTCCTCTCAAAACTTTGTTAAACTTTCCCACAAGTCCTTGTGGCTTGAAGTTATCCTTGAAATTTTTAAATTCTCCGGCATCTAACCAAACACCGTTGCATATTCGACATTTTTCATACCATATACGGTGCCGATCGATATCAACCATGCGGAGCATTTTCTCATTACATATAGGGCAATTGACCTCTCCGGTACATGAGTTTAACTCGCTACCTGTTTGAGGATCGCCAATGTCTAAACTTTCAGAACCTTTAATGGCTTTTAGTTTCTCTACCTCAAGGGAGTCAAACCAAATTCCTTTGCAGGTAATGCAGCGGTCTACTTCAACTGCTGCATAAACAACTTGTTCTAAGCTACCCAGACACTTTGGGCATTGTATCTGACGCATATTGATTAAGTACATGACACCTGATCTTCAGGTTATCGCAGCAACTATGGAGGGGCGAAAAAATTGATCTGTTAAAGATGCGATCGCGCTTTTGAGAAGCTTATATAGCGTTTCA includes the following:
- a CDS encoding phenylpyruvate tautomerase MIF-related protein, with the translated sequence MPLIKVQTSVDSPDKATVDGLLKSLSANLAKHLGKPESYVMTAFEPNVAMTFGGTVEPACYIEIKSVGNMSSLQTKAMSEDFCQQINEKLQVSKNRIYIEFADAKGSMWGWNSSTFG
- a CDS encoding flavin reductase family protein, coding for MLDEQAKKTILRKIPHGIYVCGVKDGEEVNGFTASWVMQASFNPPLVVNCVKQDSKSHAMIKASGVFALSFLEAGQQEIAQKFFKPQRRVGNKFEDVEFYLGEETGCPIITDSLGYVECKVVGAVEQGDHTVYVGEVIAASVHREGDALLLESTPWQYGG
- a CDS encoding zf-TFIIB domain-containing protein, with amino-acid sequence MRQIQCPKCLGSLEQVVYAAVEVDRCITCKGIWFDSLEVEKLKAIKGSESLDIGDPQTGSELNSCTGEVNCPICNEKMLRMVDIDRHRIWYEKCRICNGVWLDAGEFKNFKDNFKPQGLVGKFNKVLRGNRG